AGAACTATCAGTTAACATAGCTGGGATACAGCTCTTTCTTCAACTTTTCAACCCTTGGCAATGGTACTGCTCTACAAGAACATTTTCAAATTCTCTAGAGATGACTCTCACTGTCATGGCCATGTACTACTGGCCCTGGGAGCTTCTCGGTGTGGCGCAGACGACCAAGGAGAACCCCAAATCTACCCCTATTCTCAAGAGTCTCTGGTCACTTCGGGCCTCTCTTTGTCTTGCAGCTTTGGCTGTGGTTCTCCGACCCACCAACGCCTTGATCTGGGCGACCATTGTCCTATTCACTATTACCCGAATCTCATTTCAAGGACCTTCACCTCTTAGCCTTTCAACAGCTCTCACATTGATCCGTGAGGCCATCTTGTGCGGTTCTCTGATCCTAGCCATATCCGTTGCCTCGGACCGTCAGTATTTTGGCTTCTGGACGTTTCCTGCTTACAACTTTCTTCACTTTAACCTATCAAAGGCCCTCGCCGTCTTCTATGGCCGTAGCCCCTGGCACTATTATTTCCTCCAAGGACTTCCCCTGATTTGCACTACAAGTCTTccttttgctgttgctgctcttTACAGGCCAACTGCACATGCCACGTCGGCACAGCAGTCTAATGTGCTCAAAACGTTGGCCTATACTGTTTTCACAACCATTGGTGCCTTGTCGCTCATCACTCACAAAGAAGTTCGCTTCATCTATCCTCTCCTCCCAGCACTCAGTATCCTCGCTGCTCCTTACGCTGCCTCATTCTTCACGTCCCAGCCAAGTCCCACCACCAACAATCCTCGTCCACGACCTCAGATCCGCAATAAGCGCTACCTTTTCGTTGCCCTCGGAGTCAATGTTTTTCTCGCAGGCTACCTATCTTTCTTCCACCAGCCAGCTCCTCTCAATGTCCTCACTTACCTCCGTCATGAATACGAGCGCATCCATCCGGACTCTGTTGAACTAGCCCAAACCTCTCACTTCTCTGCTGCGCCCGGGAAGGAGGATGAACTCTTTGCTCTATTCCTGATGCCTTGCCATTCTACTCCGTGGCGTTCACATCTGGTCTATCCTGGTTTACGAGCCCATGCCCTCACCTGCGAGCCCCCTCTTCACACTGAGCCAAATACTCCCGAGAGAGAAAACTATCGCGACGAGGCAGATCGATTTTATGATGACCCTATCCCATTCCTCACCTCTGAGCTATTCAATCCGGCCAAAGCACTTGCCGTTCCTCGCTACATCATTGGCTTTGAAGGAATCGAGCCATGGCTACAGGAATTCGTCCAAACCCCCGAGGCGCAATCTCTTGGAATGACCAGAGTGCGGCCTGTTTGGAAGGGTTTCAATGGTCTTTTTAATGAAGATTGGCGACGGTCAGGAAAAATGATTGTTTGGGACACTGGCATATATGACAAGGCACCCCCTACAAAGGAACTGTGAGAGGTCATCTTTCATATTTTAAAATAGAATAGTGTACACTTCTTTCCAATGTACTATAAGAAAGGCGGTTGTAGTTTTTTAAATAGAACTCCTACTAATCGAACATATCGATTGCCCTGACCACATGTTTGGGCTCCATATCATTTTGATAGTGACCTGTACTCCATGACTAACTCCTCCACCCGCTTAAACGAAATAAAGCTCCCTGGCACACTTTGTTACATTACATGTATGTAATCGACTTGTAAGGGTGGTTGAGGGGTCAGAAGGGTCTCGTCGATAAGCCCATCTTCCACTATCCATGATGCTTTCCATCTCAATCTCCCAGcaaaataaactaaagaaaAGACCAGCACATTGGTATCACCTTTGCAATCACTCCTAATTTTCCTCCTGCCAAAACTGAAACGACTTCTTTTGCTATTGCTCCTGTTTCGGTGCTTCTGCCCCTGCCTCTGGTTTTGGCTGCTGCTCAGTATGAGGGTGCTCAAGCTGCACTGGCGATGTCACAACTGTTTGTTTGATAGCCTCAGCGGGCTTCTCATGCTGTTTCGACTCTGCTGACAACTCAGGCTCTTGCTGTCCCTGTATTTGCGTAGCCGTAAATGCAGGAGCTGAAGGTGAAGTTGGAGACTGTAATGGTGACGAAACTGGGGGTGTGTCCACATCAAGCATGGACCTGATCTTCTGAGCATGGGGCTTTGGTGATTCTATCGTAGCATGAGTGGGGGACTGGGGCTGGTCTTGGACTGGAGGCGCTTGGTCTTGTGCTTGGACTACAGGTTGGACTGCGGGCTGAGCTTGGGCTATGGGCGATGATGGAGTTTCcacctgctgctgctgggtAGGTGACGTAGGTTCGGGTTGCACCATTGTCACCGTGGCTGTCTGGGGAGCGATAGCTCCTGTAGATAGTGGCGCCACTGTATTGGTAGTAGCAACTGTCGGGGCAGCTGCTATAGCTGCAAGTGAGGCAGGTTGCTCATCCGTCTTTGTATCCAAGTTCTTCGGCGGAGGCGAGAAGCTCGAAGCGCCTAAGCCAGGGCGAtcagcaggaggaggagacttAGCCCTCCTTTGTTCTGCGCTCTCCTTAGCTTCACGGTACTTGTTCCTGATCCATCCTATGGGACCCTTAGAATCGCTCTCTCTGCCTTGATCAAAGCTACCTTGCCCTTCAGCAACCATATAAGGTCGATCTGAGCTCTCGCTCTTTCGGGGTCTGTGGCTGGAACTAGAAATTGATAGATTGCTGACATCGCCATTGTCGTTCTGTCCGAGGGCCAAACGGGGCGAGGTGAGACCTGCGGACGAGCCGCCGTCGGCATTCCTACTTCTTGATAACCGCCAGcgtctcttcttttctctctctgcttGGTCGAACGTGCTGACTGACTGCTCGTCGAGAATTTGATCCAAGTCCGATCCTTCGTTAAAAGATGAATGCAAAGATGTTGGCGGTGACATTTTTGACTTCAGTGTGTTATCCGGATGCAAGCTTTGGTTTGATGACGCTTGGGATACTCGTGGAGTATGTTCCGATGACACATCGCTCTTCTGCTGCGTCAAAGGAGCAGCTACGAGTTGAGCATCGTGAGCATTTTGCGCATTTAGCCCCTCTTGAAACTGCTGCTCGTGTTGATGCTGTTCCAACGCTTCTTGATGCCTGTCTTCTAGGATGGGAGTGGGCTGCTGCTGCACGATCTGTGGTTCCGGATCGTAGTGCTGCGGATGGTCCATAGGGTTGGGAAGCTCGTGTCCCGGGGATGTTGAAGTTCCATGTTGGTATGTCAAAGAGGCAACAGAGCTCTGTGCACTTGGGTTCAAGCTGCCAGGtattctcttcttcttcagcttgTTGGGTTGCCTCTTGTCTCCAGTATCGGTGTTCGGAATTGAACGAAAAATGTTTGAAAGATTCCGTTGCGTGGGTGACTCTTGCGGTACTTCAAGAAGCCGTTCGTGACTTCGTCCAGTTACTGGGGCTTTGCTTGGAGTAGTATAGCCACCATGAGCAAATTCTGACGAACGTGTTGATTGGGGAGATTCTGCCGCGCTCTCTGTGGGATTGACCTGAGTCAAAGGCTCGAGGTGAGCACCGGAACGAGGGCTTGCGCCATCGGTTCGCTGAAAGCGTCCAGCGCCAATAGCAGGTGATTTCTTGGATGGCACCGTATTGCTCCTGGCCAAACCACCTGTTGTTGGCGTTGCTGTTAAGGCTGGGCTGTTTGGTGTCGAGCTCCCGTCATTTCTGGAGTTTCGTGACGACACGGATCGGTTCCTGCGAAGCTTGCCGTCTCGTCGCACACTATTGGCACCAGCGCTCGCGTTGGATGCTGATCGGCCCAAACTTGTCTGTCTAGCGGGTTGCGGGGTGAGAGGACCGCTAGGAGTGCCGGACTCCACtt
This Fusarium poae strain DAOMC 252244 chromosome 3, whole genome shotgun sequence DNA region includes the following protein-coding sequences:
- the GPI10 gene encoding glycosylphosphatidylinositol anchor biosynthesis (TransMembrane:13 (i21-39o79-99i106-127o133-152i164-180o200-220i225-241o247-271i283-302o308-331i343-363o369-390i411-429o)~BUSCO:15797at5125~CAZy:GT22) translates to MSSTTVSRKVLDEDRNQRNRSVVLRDIIVIRLINAWWIATFFQPDEFFQSLEPAWNLAFGSQSGAWLTWEWQHQLRTSLHPALFAGAYLVADFISSHILPIGILRASILVAAPQALQAVIAGLGDWYTWQLAVSIYGANSNVSFFALFLQLFNPWQWYCSTRTFSNSLEMTLTVMAMYYWPWELLGVAQTTKENPKSTPILKSLWSLRASLCLAALAVVLRPTNALIWATIVLFTITRISFQGPSPLSLSTALTLIREAILCGSLILAISVASDRQYFGFWTFPAYNFLHFNLSKALAVFYGRSPWHYYFLQGLPLICTTSLPFAVAALYRPTAHATSAQQSNVLKTLAYTVFTTIGALSLITHKEVRFIYPLLPALSILAAPYAASFFTSQPSPTTNNPRPRPQIRNKRYLFVALGVNVFLAGYLSFFHQPAPLNVLTYLRHEYERIHPDSVELAQTSHFSAAPGKEDELFALFLMPCHSTPWRSHLVYPGLRAHALTCEPPLHTEPNTPERENYRDEADRFYDDPIPFLTSELFNPAKALAVPRYIIGFEGIEPWLQEFVQTPEAQSLGMTRVRPVWKGFNGLFNEDWRRSGKMIVWDTGIYDKAPPTKEL
- a CDS encoding hypothetical protein (BUSCO:12491at5125) encodes the protein MTSAASNPNQANQPTLQINSAASPPSKRDLKSWWKGFKLPSKHQEPQGMVFPLSLLPALDCRVSFHAKSSRYGPVSLPGTFVAMRSTAKVKYFWRLLPSLTLVAFSDPNTLETRPQGIFGVPLRQSITYANVAISLIDEKGQSYIYGYVPIVVAKCGVFLKEKATHIEGIFRLSGSEKRIKELKTIFDSPDRYGKGLVWEGYTVHDAANVLRRYLNDLPEPVVPLDLYEKFRDPLRGATKQAVGDAEGPQFVENFNEKAAIIQYQQLITELPPLNRQLLLYILDLLAVFAAKADENRMNSQNLAAIFQPGMLSHPAHAMAPEEYRLNQCVIIFLIENQDHFLIGMQGTAADEKTKKEVESGTPSGPLTPQPARQTSLGRSASNASAGANSVRRDGKLRRNRSVSSRNSRNDGSSTPNSPALTATPTTGGLARSNTVPSKKSPAIGAGRFQRTDGASPRSGAHLEPLTQVNPTESAAESPQSTRSSEFAHGGYTTPSKAPVTGRSHERLLEVPQESPTQRNLSNIFRSIPNTDTGDKRQPNKLKKKRIPGSLNPSAQSSVASLTYQHGTSTSPGHELPNPMDHPQHYDPEPQIVQQQPTPILEDRHQEALEQHQHEQQFQEGLNAQNAHDAQLVAAPLTQQKSDVSSEHTPRVSQASSNQSLHPDNTLKSKMSPPTSLHSSFNEGSDLDQILDEQSVSTFDQAEREKKRRWRLSRSRNADGGSSAGLTSPRLALGQNDNGDVSNLSISSSSHRPRKSESSDRPYMVAEGQGSFDQGRESDSKGPIGWIRNKYREAKESAEQRRAKSPPPADRPGLGASSFSPPPKNLDTKTDEQPASLAAIAAAPTVATTNTVAPLSTGAIAPQTATVTMVQPEPTSPTQQQQVETPSSPIAQAQPAVQPVVQAQDQAPPVQDQPQSPTHATIESPKPHAQKIRSMLDVDTPPVSSPLQSPTSPSAPAFTATQIQGQQEPELSAESKQHEKPAEAIKQTVVTSPVQLEHPHTEQQPKPEAGAEAPKQEQ